The following coding sequences lie in one Mycobacterium gordonae genomic window:
- a CDS encoding citrate synthase, with translation MGDTDDTATLKYPGGEIDLKVVHATEGADGIALGPLLSKTGHTTFDNGFVNTASCKSAITYIDGDAGILRYRGYPIDQLAEKSTFLEVSYLLIYGELPTTEQLAEFTGRIQHHTMLHEDLKRFFDGFPRNAHPMPVLSSTVNALSAYYPDSLDPTDNTQVELSTIRLLAKLPTIAAYAYKKSVGQPFLYPDNSLTLVENFLRMTFGLPAEPYHADPEVVRALDMLLILHADHEQNCSTSTVRLVGSSQANLFTSISGGINALWGPLHGGANQAVLEMLEQIRESGDDVGEFVRKVKNREAGVKLMGFGHRVYKNYDPRARIVKEQADKILAKLGGDPLLDIAKQLEEAALTDDYFIERKLYPNVDFYTGLIYRALGFPVRMFTVLFALGRLPGWIAHWREMHDEGDSKIGRPRQIYTGYTERDYVGIDGR, from the coding sequence GTGGGCGACACCGACGACACCGCAACTCTGAAGTACCCGGGGGGCGAGATCGACCTGAAGGTCGTCCATGCAACCGAAGGTGCCGACGGCATTGCGTTGGGTCCGCTGCTGTCCAAGACGGGGCACACCACCTTCGACAACGGCTTCGTCAACACCGCGTCCTGCAAGAGCGCCATCACCTACATCGACGGCGACGCAGGCATCCTGCGCTACCGCGGATACCCGATCGACCAGCTGGCCGAGAAGTCGACCTTCCTCGAGGTCTCCTACCTGCTGATCTACGGCGAACTGCCGACCACCGAGCAGCTGGCTGAATTCACCGGCCGCATCCAGCACCACACCATGCTGCACGAAGACCTCAAGCGGTTCTTCGACGGATTCCCGCGCAACGCCCACCCAATGCCGGTGCTGTCCAGCACGGTCAACGCGCTGTCGGCGTACTACCCGGATTCGCTGGACCCCACCGACAACACCCAGGTCGAGCTGTCGACCATCCGGCTGCTGGCCAAGCTGCCCACCATCGCCGCCTACGCGTACAAGAAGTCGGTGGGCCAGCCGTTCCTGTACCCGGACAACTCGCTGACGCTGGTGGAGAACTTCCTGCGGATGACGTTCGGGCTGCCGGCCGAGCCGTACCACGCGGATCCCGAGGTCGTCCGGGCCCTGGACATGCTGCTGATCCTGCACGCCGACCACGAGCAGAACTGTTCGACGTCCACGGTGCGGCTGGTGGGGTCCTCGCAGGCCAACCTGTTCACGTCGATCTCCGGGGGCATCAACGCGCTGTGGGGTCCGCTGCACGGCGGCGCAAACCAGGCGGTGCTCGAAATGCTCGAGCAGATCCGCGAGAGCGGCGACGACGTGGGCGAGTTCGTCCGCAAGGTGAAGAACCGTGAGGCCGGCGTCAAGCTGATGGGCTTCGGGCACCGCGTCTACAAGAACTACGACCCGCGCGCCCGGATCGTCAAAGAGCAGGCCGACAAGATCCTGGCCAAGCTCGGTGGCGACCCACTGCTGGACATCGCCAAGCAGCTGGAAGAGGCGGCGCTGACCGACGATTACTTCATCGAGCGCAAGCTCTACCCGAACGTCGACTTCTACACCGGTCTGATCTACCGGGCGCTGGGCTTCCCGGTCCGGATGTTCACCGTGCTGTTCGCGCTCGGCCGGCTGCCGGGCTGGATCGCGCACTGGCGTGAGATGCACGACGAGGGTGACAGCAAGATCGGCCGTCCGCGCCAGATCTACACCGGCTACACCGAGCGCGACTATGTCGGGATCGACGGCCGCTAG
- a CDS encoding helix-turn-helix domain-containing protein yields the protein MPFTDREREIVMLIGAGLPNRAVAGRLTLSVRTWKAASTKRWRSPAPTTSEECAAQVSHRGGRLRHRSATTGALPANRNDRVISSGPGLGNHMSRQRGIPAEARMGHGFAQPLDVGGGVTGNVGGARAPVADLASCRRSSPPDQHAAIARG from the coding sequence TTGCCGTTCACCGATCGGGAACGGGAGATCGTGATGCTGATCGGTGCGGGGTTGCCCAACAGGGCGGTCGCCGGCCGACTCACGCTGTCGGTGCGCACCTGGAAAGCCGCATCTACGAAGCGGTGGCGAAGCCCGGCACCTACCACCAGCGAGGAGTGTGCTGCGCAGGTGTCGCATCGCGGCGGACGCCTACGACATCGCTCGGCGACGACAGGTGCCTTGCCGGCCAATCGCAACGATCGGGTGATCAGCAGCGGACCGGGGCTCGGTAACCACATGTCGCGGCAGCGCGGCATCCCGGCCGAGGCGCGCATGGGTCATGGTTTCGCGCAGCCGCTCGATGTAGGTGGCGGCGTCACCGGAAACGTCGGGGGAGCGCGGGCGCCGGTCGCAGACCTCGCCAGCTGCCGCAGGTCATCACCGCCTGACCAGCATGCCGCCATTGCCCGCGGATAA
- a CDS encoding DUF2630 family protein, with amino-acid sequence MANGSKPTDSDALAHIRDLVAREKALREQVQHGEISTVEEQERLRSLEVELDQCWDLLRQRRALRETGGDPREAAVRPADEVEGYLN; translated from the coding sequence ATGGCCAACGGAAGCAAACCGACGGACAGCGACGCGCTGGCACATATCCGCGACCTGGTCGCTCGCGAGAAGGCCTTGCGTGAGCAGGTGCAGCACGGTGAGATCTCGACCGTCGAGGAACAAGAGCGGTTACGCAGCCTGGAAGTGGAACTCGATCAGTGCTGGGACCTGCTCCGGCAGCGCCGGGCTTTGCGCGAAACCGGCGGTGACCCGCGTGAAGCCGCCGTGCGTCCGGCTGACGAGGTCGAAGGTTATCTCAACTAG
- a CDS encoding citrate synthase 2, whose product MTVVPEDFVPGLEGVVAFTTEIAEPDKDGGALRYRGVDIQDLVSQQVTFGDVWALLVDGEFGRGLPPAEPFPLPIHTGDVRVDVQAGLAMLAPIWGYQPLLDTEEAVARDQLARASVMALSYVAQSARGIYQPAVPQRVIDECSTVTARFMTRWQGEPDPRHIEAIDAYWVSAAEHGLNASTFTARVIASTGADVAAAMSGAIGAMSGPLHGGAPARVLPMIEEVERTDDARGLVKGILDRREKLMGFGHRVYRAEDPRARVLRATAERLKAPRYEVAVALEQAALAELRERRPDRAIETNVEFWAAVILDFAEVPANMMPAMFTCGRTAGWCAHILEQKRLGKLVRPSAIYVGPGPRSPESVAGWDRVLTNA is encoded by the coding sequence ATGACTGTGGTCCCGGAGGATTTTGTCCCAGGCCTGGAAGGCGTTGTGGCCTTCACCACCGAAATCGCCGAACCCGATAAAGACGGCGGTGCGCTGCGCTACCGCGGCGTCGACATCCAGGATCTGGTGAGCCAGCAGGTGACGTTCGGTGACGTCTGGGCGCTGCTGGTCGACGGCGAGTTCGGCCGCGGGTTGCCGCCCGCGGAGCCTTTCCCGCTGCCGATTCACACCGGTGACGTCCGGGTCGACGTGCAGGCCGGCCTCGCGATGCTGGCACCCATCTGGGGATACCAGCCGCTGCTGGACACCGAGGAAGCCGTCGCGCGCGATCAGCTAGCCCGGGCCTCCGTGATGGCGCTGTCTTATGTCGCACAATCGGCGCGCGGCATCTATCAGCCGGCCGTCCCACAGCGCGTGATCGACGAATGCTCCACCGTCACAGCTCGTTTCATGACCCGTTGGCAGGGCGAGCCGGACCCCAGGCATATCGAGGCGATCGACGCCTACTGGGTCTCAGCGGCCGAGCACGGCCTTAACGCGTCGACCTTCACCGCGCGGGTGATCGCGTCGACCGGCGCGGATGTGGCCGCGGCGATGTCCGGGGCGATCGGAGCCATGAGCGGCCCCCTGCACGGCGGCGCCCCGGCCCGCGTGCTCCCGATGATCGAAGAGGTGGAACGCACCGACGACGCCCGCGGTCTGGTCAAAGGCATCCTGGATCGCCGGGAAAAGCTGATGGGCTTCGGTCACCGGGTGTATCGGGCCGAGGACCCCCGGGCGCGGGTGCTGCGGGCCACCGCCGAGCGGTTGAAAGCGCCCCGGTACGAGGTTGCGGTGGCACTCGAGCAGGCGGCGCTGGCCGAGTTGCGGGAGCGCCGCCCGGACCGGGCGATCGAGACCAATGTGGAGTTCTGGGCCGCGGTGATTCTGGACTTCGCCGAAGTGCCGGCCAACATGATGCCGGCGATGTTCACCTGCGGGCGCACCGCCGGATGGTGTGCTCACATCCTCGAGCAGAAGCGGCTGGGCAAGCTGGTGCGCCCGTCAGCCATCTACGTGGGTCCGGGACCGCGCAGCCCGGAATCCGTCGCGGGCTGGGACCGGGTTCTCACCAACGCCTAG
- a CDS encoding channel accessory protein ArfB, whose protein sequence is MGFLVQWVVYLAAFVAGSAVAYGIAVLLIKPRKPESDAGLTPAEPAEPETVELQLMSEVVQPAGSEVETAPERHMPVPAAAEREGETFEQLLWPESEQRPAEFVEPEAVEAGHVEPAAEATEAETEPEPESVEPEPESVEPEPELVEPAPELVEPEPAPVEPEPVEPELPEVESEVAQPQWPGPASQWPGPEPAEPQDAEPAAEAAEAVEPEPEPEPAPEPFQPEPTPEPTEPAVAEASEVEPEVAQPQWPGPPSQWPSPEMSQRDDAAAPEPDSETELPQPQRPGPASQWPGIGVKR, encoded by the coding sequence ATGGGTTTTCTGGTCCAGTGGGTGGTCTACCTGGCTGCGTTTGTGGCGGGGTCGGCCGTTGCCTACGGGATCGCCGTCTTGCTGATCAAGCCTCGCAAGCCTGAATCCGACGCCGGGCTCACGCCGGCTGAGCCGGCGGAGCCCGAAACGGTCGAGCTCCAGCTGATGTCCGAGGTCGTCCAGCCGGCCGGGTCGGAGGTCGAGACAGCGCCCGAGCGTCACATGCCGGTGCCCGCGGCGGCCGAGCGGGAGGGCGAGACCTTCGAGCAGCTGCTCTGGCCCGAGTCGGAACAGCGGCCCGCTGAGTTTGTCGAGCCGGAGGCGGTCGAGGCGGGGCATGTTGAGCCGGCCGCCGAGGCTACCGAGGCCGAGACCGAGCCGGAACCCGAGTCGGTCGAGCCGGAGCCCGAGTCGGTCGAGCCGGAACCTGAGCTGGTCGAGCCGGCACCTGAACTGGTCGAGCCTGAACCGGCGCCGGTCGAGCCCGAGCCGGTCGAGCCCGAGCTGCCCGAGGTCGAGTCCGAGGTGGCTCAGCCGCAGTGGCCGGGCCCGGCGTCTCAGTGGCCCGGGCCCGAGCCAGCCGAGCCCCAGGACGCTGAGCCGGCCGCCGAGGCCGCCGAGGCTGTCGAGCCGGAGCCCGAGCCAGAGCCAGCGCCCGAGCCGTTCCAGCCAGAGCCAACGCCCGAGCCGACGGAGCCGGCGGTTGCCGAGGCGTCCGAGGTCGAGCCCGAGGTGGCGCAGCCGCAGTGGCCTGGACCGCCGTCTCAGTGGCCCAGCCCCGAGATGTCGCAGCGCGACGATGCTGCGGCACCGGAACCCGATTCGGAGACCGAGTTGCCCCAACCGCAGCGGCCGGGGCCTGCTTCGCAATGGCCCGGCATCGGAGTAAAGCGGTGA
- a CDS encoding phytoene desaturase family protein, whose product MPDDDFDVVIVGGGHNGLVAAAYLARAGLRVKLLERLPHIGGATISAQVFDGVDVRLSRYSYLVSLLPQRILDDLRARVQLARRPYSSYTPDPRTSGRTGLLIGPLGSFAAIGAADDERGFAAFYRRCGLVTQRLWPTLLEPLRTREQARQLVVAGADPDAMAAWRAMVDEPIGHAITDAVASDLVRGVVATDALVGTFARLDDTGLLQNICFLYHVLGGGTGDWNVPIGGMGAVSSALAAAASRCGAELSTATDVFAVNPDGEVCYRSGGAEHRVRGRFILSGVGPAVLAGLLGEPLPPVAPGPQVKVNMVLRRLPRLRDRNVTPQQAFAGTFHANETWSQLDAGYLRAAGGELPDPLPCEAYCHSLTDPSIVSPALSGVQTMTVFGFHAPVSGSPEPDRWRARLTDAVLASLNSVLAEPIQDALLPDAHGRPCLETTTTLDLQERLGMTAGNIFHGALSWPFADDDDPLDTPARRWGVATAHDRIMFCGSGARRGGAVSGIGGHNAAMAVLASL is encoded by the coding sequence ATGCCTGACGACGATTTCGACGTAGTCATCGTGGGCGGCGGCCACAACGGCCTGGTCGCGGCCGCCTATCTGGCCCGGGCGGGCCTCCGGGTAAAGCTGCTGGAACGATTGCCGCACATCGGCGGTGCCACCATATCCGCCCAAGTCTTCGACGGTGTCGACGTCCGACTGTCCCGTTACTCGTATTTGGTGAGTTTGCTGCCGCAACGCATTCTCGACGACCTCCGCGCGCGGGTGCAGCTGGCCAGGCGCCCCTATTCGTCCTATACACCGGATCCGCGCACGTCTGGACGGACCGGCCTGCTGATCGGACCACTCGGCAGCTTCGCCGCCATCGGGGCAGCCGACGACGAGCGCGGCTTCGCCGCCTTCTACCGGCGCTGCGGGCTGGTCACTCAACGCCTGTGGCCCACCCTGCTCGAGCCACTGCGCACCCGCGAGCAGGCTCGCCAACTCGTAGTGGCCGGCGCTGATCCCGATGCGATGGCGGCATGGCGTGCCATGGTCGATGAGCCGATCGGACATGCCATCACCGACGCCGTGGCCAGCGACCTGGTGCGCGGGGTCGTCGCGACCGACGCGCTGGTCGGCACCTTCGCGCGACTGGACGACACGGGGCTGCTGCAGAACATCTGCTTTCTGTATCACGTGCTCGGTGGTGGCACCGGTGACTGGAATGTGCCGATCGGCGGCATGGGCGCGGTGTCCTCGGCCCTGGCCGCCGCGGCCAGCCGCTGTGGTGCCGAATTATCCACTGCCACTGACGTTTTCGCGGTCAATCCGGACGGCGAGGTGTGCTACCGCAGCGGCGGGGCCGAGCACCGGGTGCGCGGCCGTTTCATTCTGTCCGGCGTCGGACCCGCAGTGCTGGCCGGCCTGCTGGGTGAACCGCTGCCACCGGTGGCGCCAGGTCCGCAAGTCAAGGTGAATATGGTGCTGCGCCGGCTGCCGAGACTGCGCGACCGGAACGTGACCCCGCAGCAGGCCTTCGCCGGCACGTTTCACGCCAACGAGACCTGGTCGCAGCTCGATGCCGGATACCTGCGCGCCGCCGGAGGTGAGCTGCCGGATCCCTTGCCGTGTGAGGCCTACTGCCATTCGCTGACCGACCCGAGCATCGTGTCGCCCGCGCTGTCCGGCGTCCAGACGATGACGGTGTTCGGCTTCCACGCCCCGGTGTCCGGTTCGCCCGAGCCGGACCGGTGGCGCGCACGGCTGACCGACGCGGTGCTGGCGTCATTGAATTCCGTTTTGGCCGAACCTATTCAGGACGCGCTGCTGCCCGACGCGCACGGGCGCCCCTGCCTGGAAACCACCACCACACTGGATCTGCAGGAGCGGCTGGGCATGACCGCGGGCAACATCTTCCATGGCGCGCTGTCGTGGCCGTTCGCTGACGACGACGACCCGCTGGACACCCCGGCGCGGCGCTGGGGGGTGGCCACCGCGCACGACCGGATCATGTTCTGCGGTTCAGGTGCCCGCCGGGGCGGGGCGGTCTCGGGTATCGGCGGGCACAATGCGGCGATGGCGGTGCTGGCCTCGCTATAA
- a CDS encoding channel accessory protein ArfC, sunset domain variant, producing the protein MIAQVHWWLAALSFGLGMVLTFTLVARPAKTQMPAWVLAEPRPRPRPEPVMKAPAAEAPTKKVPAVKSAPAKKKAVSKAPPRKRKPVSSDAATERIPVGKDPATERIPVVRKRPAKKATAAKKARPKGPPPRRRPVPKDAAMEKIPVSSEAETIVLPLMPYAPYGPGSMRANLDGSGPDGWTIKGRMDSRLFYAPDDECYDDTQAQVWFQDEEFAGRAFFTPWRNSTRKN; encoded by the coding sequence GTGATCGCCCAGGTGCACTGGTGGTTGGCCGCCCTGTCGTTCGGGCTCGGCATGGTGCTGACGTTCACGCTCGTGGCTCGACCCGCGAAAACCCAGATGCCGGCCTGGGTCCTTGCCGAACCCAGACCGCGTCCAAGACCCGAGCCGGTGATGAAAGCGCCTGCCGCGGAGGCGCCGACGAAGAAGGTACCTGCCGTCAAATCCGCACCGGCGAAAAAGAAGGCCGTCTCCAAGGCGCCGCCGAGGAAGCGCAAGCCCGTCTCCAGTGATGCCGCAACGGAACGCATCCCCGTCGGCAAAGACCCTGCGACGGAGCGCATTCCGGTCGTGCGAAAGAGACCGGCCAAGAAGGCGACCGCCGCCAAGAAGGCGAGGCCGAAGGGCCCTCCGCCCAGGCGCAGGCCAGTCCCGAAAGATGCTGCGATGGAGAAGATTCCAGTCAGTAGCGAAGCGGAGACCATCGTGCTACCGCTGATGCCGTACGCACCCTACGGGCCAGGATCCATGCGCGCCAACCTCGACGGCAGCGGCCCGGACGGGTGGACGATCAAGGGGCGCATGGACTCCCGGCTCTTCTACGCGCCCGACGACGAGTGCTACGACGACACGCAGGCCCAGGTCTGGTTCCAGGACGAGGAATTCGCCGGTCGCGCGTTTTTCACGCCGTGGCGCAACAGCACGCGGAAGAATTAG
- the prrB gene encoding two-component system sensor histidine kinase PrrB, which yields MNILSRIFARTPSLRTRVVVATVIGAAIPVLIVGAVVWVGITKDRKERLDRRLDEAAGFAIPFVPRGLDEIPRSPNDQDALITVRRGNVIKSNTDINLPKLQDDYADTFIHGVRYRVRTVEIPGPEPTSVAVAATYDATYAETNNLHRRVLLICTLAIGAAAVFAWLLAAFAVRPFKQLAEQTRSIDAGDEAPRVEVHGASEAVEIAEAMRGMLQRIWNEQNRTQEALASARDFAAVSSHELRTPLTAMRTNLEVLATLDLPDDQRKEVLSDVIRTQSRIEATLSALERLAQGELSTSDDHVPVDITDLLDRAAHDATRIYPDLDVSLVPSPTCIIVGMPAGLRLAVDNAIANAVKHGGATHVQLSAVSSRAGVEIAIDDNGSGVPEQERQVVFERFSRGSTASHSGSGLGLALVAQQADLHGGTASLESSPLGGARLVLRLPGPS from the coding sequence GTGAACATCCTATCGCGGATCTTCGCCCGCACGCCGTCGCTTCGGACCCGGGTTGTCGTCGCGACGGTGATCGGCGCCGCCATCCCGGTGCTGATCGTCGGCGCCGTCGTATGGGTGGGCATTACCAAGGACCGCAAGGAACGGCTGGACCGGCGGCTGGACGAGGCCGCGGGCTTCGCTATTCCGTTCGTGCCGCGAGGCCTGGATGAGATTCCGCGCTCACCCAACGACCAGGACGCGCTGATCACCGTCCGTCGCGGCAACGTCATCAAGTCGAACACCGACATCAATCTGCCCAAGCTGCAGGACGATTACGCCGACACGTTCATCCATGGGGTCCGCTACCGGGTGCGCACCGTCGAGATTCCGGGTCCCGAACCGACCTCGGTGGCCGTGGCGGCGACATACGACGCCACCTATGCCGAGACGAACAACCTGCATCGCCGGGTACTGCTGATCTGTACGTTGGCCATCGGAGCTGCGGCGGTGTTCGCGTGGCTGCTCGCCGCATTCGCGGTACGTCCGTTCAAACAATTGGCCGAGCAGACCCGGTCGATCGATGCCGGCGACGAGGCTCCCCGGGTGGAGGTGCACGGCGCCAGCGAAGCCGTGGAGATCGCCGAAGCCATGCGCGGAATGCTGCAACGCATCTGGAACGAGCAGAACCGGACACAGGAAGCGCTAGCCTCAGCCCGCGATTTCGCGGCCGTCTCCTCGCACGAATTGCGGACCCCCCTGACGGCGATGCGGACCAACCTCGAGGTGCTGGCCACCCTGGACCTGCCCGATGACCAACGCAAAGAAGTGCTCAGTGACGTGATCCGAACCCAGTCGCGAATCGAGGCGACGCTGAGCGCGCTCGAACGGTTGGCTCAGGGCGAACTGTCCACATCCGACGACCACGTGCCCGTCGATATCACCGATCTGCTCGATCGCGCTGCCCACGACGCCACCCGCATCTACCCCGATCTCGATGTCTCCCTGGTGCCCTCGCCGACCTGCATCATCGTCGGGATGCCGGCCGGATTGCGGTTGGCCGTCGACAACGCCATCGCCAACGCCGTCAAACACGGCGGTGCCACCCATGTCCAACTGTCTGCGGTCAGCTCGCGGGCCGGAGTCGAGATTGCCATCGACGACAACGGCAGCGGCGTCCCGGAGCAAGAACGACAAGTGGTGTTCGAGCGGTTCTCCCGAGGCTCGACGGCCTCGCATTCGGGGTCGGGTTTGGGCCTGGCGCTGGTCGCACAGCAGGCAGACCTGCACGGCGGCACGGCGTCGCTGGAAAGCAGCCCGCTGGGCGGGGCACGCCTGGTGCTGCGCCTTCCCGGGCCGAGCTAA
- a CDS encoding channel-forming protein ArfA/OmpATb encodes MIGFGAYERPTGVNGPTGDLPKLTAAPTGASNVSSAPSLSLSLLSISRSGNSITLIGDFPDDTAKAALMTSLKALTQPGVTVIDQIRIDPLVRTLDFTNAEPVFAAGAPIPDFTMKVEKDTVTLGGTASPDQKDAVERAVVSVWPGVNVANAIVARGQITPSIPQAATSVPPPGPGACNDLQAVINKMTGGPLAFGADGVSLTPDDTQILIRVADQLKACPAARVTVNGYTDNASAEGINIPLSIQRATLVAEFLIANGVARDRVTAKGLGSANPIASNDTAEGRAKNRRAELVVG; translated from the coding sequence ATGATCGGATTCGGCGCATACGAACGACCGACGGGTGTCAACGGGCCGACCGGCGACCTGCCGAAACTCACGGCGGCCCCTACCGGTGCGTCGAATGTGTCCAGCGCTCCGAGCCTGTCGCTATCGCTGCTGTCGATCAGTCGCAGCGGCAACAGCATTACGCTGATCGGCGACTTCCCGGACGACACCGCCAAGGCGGCGCTGATGACATCACTCAAAGCCCTGACGCAGCCCGGCGTCACTGTCATCGACCAGATTCGCATCGACCCGCTGGTGCGCACCCTGGACTTCACCAACGCCGAACCGGTGTTCGCCGCCGGCGCCCCGATCCCTGACTTCACCATGAAGGTCGAGAAGGACACCGTCACCTTGGGCGGCACCGCATCGCCTGATCAGAAGGACGCCGTCGAACGTGCGGTGGTCAGCGTCTGGCCGGGCGTGAATGTCGCCAACGCCATCGTGGCCAGGGGTCAGATCACGCCGAGTATTCCGCAGGCGGCGACGTCCGTGCCCCCGCCCGGCCCCGGCGCGTGCAACGACCTGCAGGCCGTCATCAACAAGATGACGGGGGGTCCATTGGCGTTCGGAGCCGACGGGGTGAGTCTGACGCCGGACGATACCCAGATCCTGATTCGGGTGGCTGACCAGCTCAAGGCGTGCCCGGCGGCACGTGTGACCGTCAACGGGTATACCGACAACGCCAGCGCCGAGGGTATCAACATTCCGCTCAGCATTCAGCGGGCCACTCTGGTGGCCGAGTTCCTCATTGCCAACGGCGTGGCCCGCGATCGCGTCACCGCCAAGGGTTTGGGTTCGGCCAATCCGATTGCCAGTAACGACACGGCAGAGGGTCGTGCGAAGAACCGTCGCGCCGAGCTCGTGGTTGGCTAG
- the pdxH gene encoding pyridoxamine 5'-phosphate oxidase: protein MRVEYGSVEKDGSADLDADWLSDGWLALLRRWIDDAQQAGIAEPNAMVVATVADGRPVSRSVLCKSADEAGITFFTNYDSAKGLDLAVTPYASATFPWYLLGRQIHLRGAVSKVDSRATEDYWSKRPRGSQLGAWASQQSQPVASRAALLGQLAEVTARFADTEQIPVPPNWGGYLIAPEVVEFWQGRENRLHNRIRVIDGQIERLQP from the coding sequence ATGCGGGTGGAGTACGGTTCCGTCGAAAAGGACGGCAGCGCGGACCTCGATGCGGACTGGCTCTCCGACGGGTGGCTTGCGTTGCTCCGCAGGTGGATTGACGACGCGCAGCAGGCCGGCATCGCCGAACCGAACGCCATGGTGGTAGCGACCGTCGCCGACGGCAGGCCGGTGAGCCGATCGGTGTTGTGCAAGAGCGCTGACGAGGCGGGGATCACGTTCTTCACCAACTATGACTCGGCGAAAGGCCTCGACCTCGCAGTGACGCCGTACGCGTCGGCGACCTTCCCCTGGTACCTGCTAGGCCGGCAGATCCACCTTCGCGGGGCCGTGAGCAAGGTCGACTCGCGGGCCACCGAGGACTACTGGTCCAAGCGGCCGCGTGGCTCGCAGCTGGGCGCGTGGGCGTCACAACAGTCGCAGCCCGTCGCGTCGCGCGCGGCGTTGCTCGGCCAGCTGGCCGAGGTGACCGCGCGCTTCGCCGATACCGAGCAGATCCCGGTGCCGCCCAATTGGGGCGGATACCTGATCGCCCCGGAAGTGGTGGAGTTCTGGCAGGGCCGGGAAAACCGGTTGCACAACCGGATTCGGGTGATCGACGGTCAGATCGAGCGATTGCAGCCTTAG
- the prrA gene encoding two-component system response regulator PrrA produces the protein MDTGVNSPRVLVVDDDSDVLASLERGLRLSGFEVSTAVDGAEALRSATETRPDAIVLDINMPVLDGVSVVTALRAMDNDVPVCVLSARSSVDDRVAGLEAGADDYLVKPFVLAELVARVRALLRRRGATATSSSETITVGPLEVDIPGRRARVNGVDVDLTKREFDLLAVLAEHKTAVLSRAQLLELVWGYDFAADTNVVDVFIGYLRRKLEANGGPRLLHTVRGVGFVLRMQ, from the coding sequence ATGGACACTGGTGTGAACTCACCTCGGGTCTTGGTGGTCGACGACGACTCTGACGTACTCGCCTCGCTGGAACGTGGGCTGCGGCTGTCCGGATTCGAGGTGTCCACCGCGGTTGACGGCGCCGAGGCCCTGCGCAGTGCCACCGAGACCCGACCGGACGCGATCGTGCTCGACATCAACATGCCCGTGCTGGACGGTGTCAGCGTCGTGACGGCACTGCGCGCAATGGACAACGACGTGCCCGTGTGCGTGCTGAGTGCCCGCAGCTCGGTCGACGACCGGGTCGCCGGGTTGGAGGCGGGTGCCGACGACTATCTGGTCAAGCCGTTCGTGTTGGCCGAGCTGGTGGCACGGGTACGCGCGCTGCTGCGCCGGCGCGGCGCGACCGCCACGTCGTCCTCGGAAACCATCACCGTCGGCCCGCTCGAAGTGGACATCCCCGGTCGGCGCGCCCGCGTCAACGGCGTCGACGTGGACCTCACCAAGCGGGAGTTCGACCTGCTTGCCGTGCTGGCCGAACACAAGACGGCGGTGCTGTCCCGCGCGCAGCTGCTCGAACTGGTGTGGGGCTACGACTTCGCCGCCGACACCAACGTCGTCGACGTCTTCATCGGTTATCTGCGGCGCAAGCTGGAGGCCAACGGCGGCCCGCGGCTCCTGCATACCGTCCGGGGTGTCGGCTTCGTGCTCAGGATGCAATGA